The genomic region TGTTGGTGCTCATCGTACTGGGCACGGTGTGGATGACGAGCCGCACACGTTTCGGCCGCTCGCTTCCGTTCATCCGGGAGGACCCCGACATGGCGGCGAGCATGGGCATTGACGTCGTCCGCAACCAAGCGGTGGCGATGGGGTTGAGCATGGGCCTGACCGCCATCCCGGGCAGCCTGATCGCGCAGTACACCAGCTTCGTCAGCTACGAGTCGGTGCTGACTCTGGAGATCGGCATCCTCATGATGGTCGGCGCGATCATCGGTGGATCGTCCACCATCGCCGGACCGATCGTGGCGGGCATCGGCATCGCTGCGCTGGAGGAGGGGCTTCGGTCCTTCGACGTCACCAGCTCGAGCATCTCCAGCATCACGCAGATCGCCTACGCCGCGGTGGTGATCCTCATCCTGCGGCTCGGCGCCGACGGGATCGTCCCGATGTGGAACACCCTGCTCGACCGGGTGTTCTCGTCGACGCAAGGGGAGCCAGCGACCGTGCAGCACGAGTCGAAGGAGAAGGAGACAGCACATGCTTGAGTTGCGTGAGGTCGCCAAGAGCTTTGGTGGCCTCAAAGTGTTGACCGACGTCTCTTTCACCGCCGCAGCCGGGGAGGTGACCGCTCTGATCGGGCCCAACGGCGCGGGAAAGTCGACCCTCGTCAACCTGATCTCTGGATACCTGTCGCCCAACGCCGGAACCATTGCCCTCGACGGTGAGGACCTGACGGGCCGACCGGCTGCCAAGGCATTTGCTATGGGCGTGTCACGTACGTTCCAGGTCACGGGAAACACCGCCGAGCTGAACGTGTTCGAGTGCGTGGCGATGGCCGCCTACCGGCAGTCGAGCGACTATCGCGAGGTCAACCGGATCGCGGAGGAGCAGCTCAGGAGCTTCGACCTGTGGCCCTACCGCTCGCGCCGGCTCGGGGACATTCCCACGGCGATGGTACGCGTCGTGGACTTCGCCCGAGGCATGGCCGCGAACCCCAAGCTTCTCCTCCTCGACGAGGTGATGGCGGGCCTGACCCCGGTCGAGGTCGACGTGGTGATCCAGCAGGTGCGCGCCTGCCGTGAGACAGGCGTGGCCATCGTGATGATCGAGCACGTGCTCCAGGCGGTGACAGCGTTGGCCGACAGCGTCGTGGTCCTCAACAACGGGCACATCGTGGCGACTGGCTCCATGAGTGAGGTGTCACGGTCGGAAGAGGTACGCGAGGCATACCTGGGCCGCGCGGCGGCTCACTAGACGTCGCGCAGCCTCCACGAAACCCGGGGCGATTCAACGTGACATGTGGTGACGAGGCCGACGTCACCCCTACTCGTTCAATGGATGACGCGCCGGATTCGGAGCTCTGCCGGCGCTGCTCAGCTGGACTCACTGAGTATTTGAAGGCTTGGGGACCACTGGATCGGGTGGCTGGGGGCCGTGGATCTTGCCGTTGGGGGCCAGTGGCCGCAGGTGTGGGGGCCACCGGCCCCCAACGGCTGTTTTCACCGGTTCATCGAGGCGTGTTCACGCATGTTGTGGTTGCCGGTGTCGACCCAGATGGTGTTGTGCACGATGCGGTCCATGATCGCGTCGGCGTGCACTCCTGATCCGAGCCGCTGGTGCCAGTCCTTCTTGGCGTACTGGGTGCAAAACACCGTGGACCCGGTGTCGTACCTGCGTTCCAGTAGCTCGAGCAGCATGCTCCTGATGGCGTCGTCGGGGTGGTCGAGCAGCCACTCGTCGATCACCAGCAACGTGAAGGCCGCGTACTTCTTGAGGAACTTCGTCGCTCCTTGTGGCTTGTCACTGGCCAGCGCCCAGGCTTCTTCCAGGTCGGGCATGCGGATGTAGTGGGCACGGATCCGGTGCTGGCAGGCCTGCTTGGCTAGCGCGCATCCGAGGTAGGACTTCCCAGAGCCGGTGAAGCCCTGGAACACCACGTTCTGCTGTCGCTCGATGAACGTGCAGGTCCCGAGCTGGGCGATCACCTGACGGTCCAGCCCACGTTCCTCGACCAGATCGAGCCGGCGCAGGTCGGCGCCGGGGTACCGCAGTCCGGCGCGGCGGATCAGGCCCTCGACCTTGGCGTGGTTGAACGTCGAGTGTGCCTCGTCGACCACCAACCGGAGCCGTTCACCGAAGCCCATCCCGAGTGTGAGGGTGTCGTCCTGGGCCTCGAGCGCCTCCAGCAGCGGCGCGGCGCCCATCTCACGCAGCTTGCGCTTGGTCTCGATGTCGATGCCGTTCACTTGGCACCGCCCGCGTAGTAGCCGGCACCACGGACGTAGCCACCGGCTTCTGCTGGTTCCTCGCGTGGTGGCCGCAGCCCGGCGGTCTTGTCCTGCCCGGTGACCAAGATGGGGTGCAGGTGCGCATAGCGCGGGGACCGCACCCGACCTGCCAACGCCAGCCGGGAGGCTGCCTCGACCCGCTCGGCCGAGAAACGTCGCGACAGCCGCAGCACCGCCAGGGCGGCGTCCAAGCCCTGCTCGTCGACCGGGACGGACTCGAAGATCCGGTTCACCACGCTCACCGTCGCCGGGCCGATCCGCTCAGCCCAGTCCCTGACCCGGTCCGGGTCCCACTGGCGATAGCGTTCGCCGACCGGGAGGTCGGCGTCGTTGGTGCGGTACTCGTTGGCCGCGTCCGGCGGCAGCAGCAAGTGGCTGCTCAGCCGCGCGGTGCCGCGGTAGGCCTGCAGCACCCGGTCGGTGATACGCAGGTCGACCAAGGCGCCGACGTGGGCGAACGGTACGGAGTAGAAGTTCTTCTCCCACACCACATGCCCGTTGCGCCCGACCCGACGCCCGTAGACCCACCGGCTGATCTCGTAGGCCGTTTGTGGCAGCGGCCGCAGCAGCGGCTGCTCCTCGGCCGTGAACACGCTCGCCCGCGAGCCGGGTCGCTTCTGGAACGGCTCGCCGTTGTAGGCCTCCACGCGGCTGGTGATGGCTGCCTTGAGCTCGGGCAGCGACGTGAACCTCTCATCACGCAGGTCGGCGATGATTCGCATCGCGACGTGCCACACCGTGTTCTCGACGCTGGCTTTGTCCTTGGCCTTGCGGACCCGGCCTGGCAGCACCGCGGCCGAGTAGTGCCCAGCCATCTCACGGTAGGCGTCGTTGAGGACGATCTCGCCGTCACGGGGATGCTTGATCACTCCGGTCTTCAGGTTGTCCGACACGATCCTTGGCACCGAACCGCCGAAGGCCTCGAACATCGCCACGTGAGCCCGCAGCCAGGTGTCCTGCTTCATGTCCAGGGTCGGCTCCACGAATGCGTACCGGCTGAACGGCAGGCACCCCACGAACAGGTACACCGTCCTCGTGGCTCCGCTGACCGGGTCGCTCAGTTGCATCGACGGGCCGGACCAGTCGACCTCGACGGTCTGGGCGGCCTTGTGACCCACACGCGACGCGACGCCGGTGACCAGCACGTGGCGCTGGTAGGTGCGGCAGAACCGGTCGTAGCCCATCGCTGGCTCGCCAGCCGCGGCACATGAGTCGGTGTACTCGCTGTGCAGCAGCTTCAGCGTCACCCCGACCCGGGCCATCTCTTTGTGGACCTGGTCCCAGTTCGGCTGGGCGAACACGCTCTCGTGCTCACCGCGTCCGGGGAACAGCAGCGCGTACACCTCGTCCTCTGGGCGTTCAGCGACGTCGTCCCAACTGATGCCGGCTACGTCCGCAGCGTCCAGCACCGCAGTGATGGACTTGCGTGACATTCCCTGCGAGGACGCGATCGCTCGCCCTGAGAGGCCCTCGGCTCGCAACTGCAGCACGAGCTTCGCCTTGATCTTCCGTACCATCGATGATCCGCTCCTTCCGCTGTGCGCCCTATACGCACGGCGGGAGGAGCCTAGAAACGGGTGGCCCCCAACGACGCCAACACCGGCCCCCAAGCCCGCTAACGAGCAGTCACCCCGACGGCCCCGGAACACGCCGCCGCTGGACCCCAGTAAGGCGAATATTCACTCACGAAAGGACGGTCGACCGGGTCTCGGCGCGGCGTCCCCGGGTCGGAGTCGGTGAGGGGTACCGGCGCCGGCCCGAGCTGCGTCGACCTGCGCCTCGGCTTCTGGCCACTGCCGCTGGCCGACGCGCTCCAGTCCCCACAGGGCAAAGAGCGAAGGGGCAACTGTGTCCGGAGTGTGTCCGCCTGCGCCCGATCTGCAATTCCATAGGAAATCACAACGGCCTCTGACCCGGTCGTAGCAGGTCAGAGGCCGTTGTGCTCTGCGCGCCTGTAGGGATTCGAACCCCAAACCTTCTGATCCGTAGTCAGATGCTCTATCCGTTGAGCTACAGGCGCCCGTCGCACGGCATGCCCTGCGACCCAAGGAGATTAGCGCAGACGCAGCGCGAGCCGAAATCGGGCCCGGGTCGCGGGCTCACCCACGCTCCACCCGTGCGTACGCCGCTCGGCCTGGGCTGCCGGTCAAGCCGTGCACGAGGGTGCTGCCGGCCACGACCGCGGTGCCGGCGGTGACCACGATCCCGCTGCCGGGCACCCGCTCGCCCACCTCGATCAGGTAGTAGAGCGCGGAGACCCCGATCGGCCCGAACCAGCCGAGGAAGAGCGCGTCGCGGCGGGGCAGCCGCAGGACCGGGGCGAGAGCCAGGAGCCACGGCAGCCGACGCAGGAGCAGCACCCCGACGACCAGCAGCACCAGCACCCACCCGGTCTCGGCCCAGGCCGACCACGGCAGGGCGACGCCGAGCAGCCCGAAGACCGGCAGCACGGCGTACTTGTTGAGCGCCTCGTCGACGGTCAGGGCGCGCACCCGGTCGTCGCTGGTCCAGGTCGCGTTCAGCACCAGCCCGGCCACGAAGACGGCGAGCACGGCGCCGACGTCGAGAAGGCGTGCGGCCGAGAGGACGCCGAGCGCCAGCACCAGGGTGAAGAGGACCGCCTGCGCCGGGCTCGTGTCCCGGTGCTGCTCGCCCAGCCGCACCGCCCGGCCGGCGCCCCACCCGGCGGCGGCCCCGAGCGCCAGCGCACCCAGGACGCTGCGCAGCACCTCGAGGCCCGCCTCACCGCCGGTCAGCGGACCGGCGACCGCCACCGCCACCACGACCAGCGGCAGGGCCAGGCCGTCGTTGGCGCCCGACTCCAGCGACAGCAGCTGACGGGTGCGCTCTTCGATGTCGCGCTCGGCCGGCCCGCCGGTCACCACGCTCGAGCTGAGCACCGGGTCAGTCGGGCACACCGCGACGCCGAGCAGGAGGGCGGCGCCGGCACCCAGCCCGGCGGCCGGCCCCAGCACCGCCCACGCCACCCCGGCCGAGGCCAGCGCCATCACCGGCATCAGCACGCCCAGCAGGAGCCCCACCGGCCCCGCGCGACGGCGTACGTCGGCGATCGGGTAGCGCAGGGCGATCGCCATCATCGACACCGCGAGCAGCACCACCGCCACCTCCCGGAGCTCGTGGGCGCCCCCGCCCAGCTCGGGCAGCGCCACCCACCCGAGCACCCGGGGCCCGACCAGCACCCCGGCCACCACCGCCAGCAGCGGCTCGGAGACCGGCAGCCGATCGATGCTGGAGGACAGGGCGGCGACCCCCAGACCCAGGACCGCCACCACGACGACGACCACCTCGACCTGCATGGGTCCAACCGACCCGTCCACCCCCGGCGCCCGCCTCACCCACCCGTGCGAGCCCCTGCGCCCCGGGCCCGCCGTGTGACCGACAGCACACAGCGTTGAACGATCCAATATGCGGGGTTAAAGAGCGGCGGTACATTCGCCGAAGTCCCAGGCGGGGACCCTCATCGGCACCGCACCAGGACCCTACAAAAGTCGCCGGCAACGAGGCCACGCGATCCACACCAGCTCCACGACACACCGTCGATACGCTCGACGGCCGGGGCGCCGTCCCCGCATCCGCGAGGCCAGGCCCCGCGAATGCGCGAGAGGTAAGAGGCAGATGACCGCCCACCAGGCACTCACCGACGCTCCCACGACCCACCAGGGCATCCTGGACTTCGTCGCGGAGGTCGCGGCGATGACCAAGCCCGACGAGATCTACTGGTGCACCGGCTCCGACGAGGAGTGGACCAAGCTGACCGACGCGCTCGTCGGCACCGGCACGTTCACCCAGCTCAACCCGAGCATCAAGCCGAACTCGTACTACGCGGCCTCCGACCCCATCGACGTGGCGCGCGTCGAGGACCGCACCTACATCTGCTCGGTCGACGAGAAGGACTGCGGGCCCACCAACAACTGGATGGCGCCCGACGAGATGAAGTCGATCATGCGCGGCCTGTACGACGGCTGCATGACCGGTCGCACCATGTACGTCATCCCCTTCGTGATGGGTCACCTCGAGTCCGAGAAGCCGATGTTCGGCATCGAGCTGACCGACTCCGCCTACGTCACCGCCTCGATGCGCGTCATGGCCCGGATGGGCGCCAAGGTCCTGGACCGGATGACCGAGCTCGACGCCGACTTCGTGCAGGCCGTGCACTCCGTGGGCCACCCCCTCGCCGAGGGCCAGGCCGACGTGAAGTGGCCCTGCAACGACACCAAGTACATCGTGCAGTTCCCCGAGGAGCGCGCGATCTGGTCCTACGGCTCCGGCTACGGCGGCAACGCCCTGCTGGGCAAGAAGTGCTACGCGCTGCGCATCGCCTCGGTGATGGCCCGCGACGAGGGCTGGCTCGCCGAGCACATGCTGATCCTCAAGCTCACCAGCCCCCAGGGCGTGACCAAGTACGTCGCCGCGGCCTTCCCCAGCGCCTGCGGCAAGACCAACCTGGCGATGCTGCAGCCCACCATCCCGGGCTGGAAGGTCGAGACGCTCGGCGACGACATCGCCTGGATGCGCATCGGCGAGGACGGGCGCCTCTGGGCGGTCAACCCCGAGTACGGCTTCTTCGGCGTGGCGCCGGGCACCAACGAGCACACCAACCCCAACGCCATGCGCACCATCAACAAGGGCAACTCGGTCTTCACCAACGTCGCGCTCACCGAGGACGGCGACGTGTGGTGGGAGGGCCTGGAGAACCCGCCGGCGAAGGCCACCTCGTGGAAGGGCGAGCCCTGGACCCCCGAGTCCGACGAGCTCTCCAGCCACCCCAACAGCCGCTACTGCACCCCGATCAAGCAGTGCGACATCCTCGCCGCCGAGTACGACGACCCGCGCGGCGTCCCGATCGACGCCATCCTCTTCGGTGGTCGCCGCAAGACCACCGTGCCGCTGGTCTTCGAGGCCCGCGACTGGACCCACGGCACCTTCCTCGGCGCCACCCTCTCCTCGGAGACCACCGCCGCCGCGACCGGCGCGGTCGGCGTGGTGCGCCGCGACCCGATGGCGATGCTGCCCTTCATCGGCTACAACGCCGGTGACTACTTCAGCCACTGGATCAACATCGGCAAGGACAACGACGCCTCCAAGCTGCCGCGGATCTTCTACGTCAACTGGTTCCGCCGAGACGACGAGGGCGGCTTCCTGTGGCCCGGCTTCGGCGAGAACAGCCGCGTGCTGAAGTGGGTCGTGGAGCGCATCGACGGCCAGGCCGCGGCCGTGGAGACCCCCATCGGCCACGTGCCGACCCCGGAGTCGCTCGACACCGACGGCCTCGACATGAGCGAGGCGGCGCTGGTCGCCGCGCTCGAGGTCGACGCCGAGGAGTGGAAGGCCGAGATCCCGCAGATCCAGGAGTGGTTCGAGAAGTTCGGCGACGACCTGCCGGGCGTGCTCTGGACCGAGCTCGACGGCCTCAAGGCACGGCTCGGCGTCTGAGCCACCCGCGCGCCCCGCGCGCCAGCACCGGACCCCGCTCCCCCACCGGGAGCGGGGTCCGTGCATTCCGGACGGCTCCGTGGGGTACACCCGTGTGACAGGATCGTCCCCTCGGAGTCCCGCCGCCGGGCAGTCCCCCGGCAGATCCGCACCCAGGGCGCACCCGCCCCGTCAGCACAGGAGGACCAGGTGTCGAGCTACGGACCCGAGCACCGTGCGCTGCTGGAGTCGCAGGCCGCGCCGTTGTACGAGGCGGCCGTCGCCGAGGGCGGGCTGCGCACCGACGACCCCCGCCTCGCCGAGGAGGCCGAGACCCGCCCCGCGTTCGACCTGCTGGTCGAGCTGGGCCTGCTGCACCTGGACCCCGAGGGCGCGTCGTACCTGCCCGAGGACCCGACCAGCGTGCAGTCGCGGGTCGTCTCGCCGTTGAGCCAGGACGCCGGCCGCCTGCTCGAGGAGTCCTCGCAGTGGGCCCGGGCCTTCGG from Nocardioides salarius harbors:
- the istA gene encoding IS21 family transposase, encoding MVRKIKAKLVLQLRAEGLSGRAIASSQGMSRKSITAVLDAADVAGISWDDVAERPEDEVYALLFPGRGEHESVFAQPNWDQVHKEMARVGVTLKLLHSEYTDSCAAAGEPAMGYDRFCRTYQRHVLVTGVASRVGHKAAQTVEVDWSGPSMQLSDPVSGATRTVYLFVGCLPFSRYAFVEPTLDMKQDTWLRAHVAMFEAFGGSVPRIVSDNLKTGVIKHPRDGEIVLNDAYREMAGHYSAAVLPGRVRKAKDKASVENTVWHVAMRIIADLRDERFTSLPELKAAITSRVEAYNGEPFQKRPGSRASVFTAEEQPLLRPLPQTAYEISRWVYGRRVGRNGHVVWEKNFYSVPFAHVGALVDLRITDRVLQAYRGTARLSSHLLLPPDAANEYRTNDADLPVGERYRQWDPDRVRDWAERIGPATVSVVNRIFESVPVDEQGLDAALAVLRLSRRFSAERVEAASRLALAGRVRSPRYAHLHPILVTGQDKTAGLRPPREEPAEAGGYVRGAGYYAGGAK
- a CDS encoding ABC transporter ATP-binding protein, whose amino-acid sequence is MLELREVAKSFGGLKVLTDVSFTAAAGEVTALIGPNGAGKSTLVNLISGYLSPNAGTIALDGEDLTGRPAAKAFAMGVSRTFQVTGNTAELNVFECVAMAAYRQSSDYREVNRIAEEQLRSFDLWPYRSRRLGDIPTAMVRVVDFARGMAANPKLLLLDEVMAGLTPVEVDVVIQQVRACRETGVAIVMIEHVLQAVTALADSVVVLNNGHIVATGSMSEVSRSEEVREAYLGRAAAH
- a CDS encoding phosphoenolpyruvate carboxykinase (GTP), coding for MTAHQALTDAPTTHQGILDFVAEVAAMTKPDEIYWCTGSDEEWTKLTDALVGTGTFTQLNPSIKPNSYYAASDPIDVARVEDRTYICSVDEKDCGPTNNWMAPDEMKSIMRGLYDGCMTGRTMYVIPFVMGHLESEKPMFGIELTDSAYVTASMRVMARMGAKVLDRMTELDADFVQAVHSVGHPLAEGQADVKWPCNDTKYIVQFPEERAIWSYGSGYGGNALLGKKCYALRIASVMARDEGWLAEHMLILKLTSPQGVTKYVAAAFPSACGKTNLAMLQPTIPGWKVETLGDDIAWMRIGEDGRLWAVNPEYGFFGVAPGTNEHTNPNAMRTINKGNSVFTNVALTEDGDVWWEGLENPPAKATSWKGEPWTPESDELSSHPNSRYCTPIKQCDILAAEYDDPRGVPIDAILFGGRRKTTVPLVFEARDWTHGTFLGATLSSETTAAATGAVGVVRRDPMAMLPFIGYNAGDYFSHWINIGKDNDASKLPRIFYVNWFRRDDEGGFLWPGFGENSRVLKWVVERIDGQAAAVETPIGHVPTPESLDTDGLDMSEAALVAALEVDAEEWKAEIPQIQEWFEKFGDDLPGVLWTELDGLKARLGV
- a CDS encoding branched-chain amino acid ABC transporter permease, with the translated sequence MSPLLHDLKPSTPRQAVNTVIMVAALVGAVVYPWLVDPALVGVGFVALIYAMRNFTWNIAGGLVGLLSLAHVAGFGIGAFAVAILTWGHGINVWLAILVGMLVSSVVGVLVSLVMSRFGVNAFFFALGTAALSLAISGLAASWSVTGKVDGLQNNTMNEGFTHLQWFLDPKPLYYVALAMLVLIVLGTVWMTSRTRFGRSLPFIREDPDMAASMGIDVVRNQAVAMGLSMGLTAIPGSLIAQYTSFVSYESVLTLEIGILMMVGAIIGGSSTIAGPIVAGIGIAALEEGLRSFDVTSSSISSITQIAYAAVVILILRLGADGIVPMWNTLLDRVFSSTQGEPATVQHESKEKETAHA
- a CDS encoding ATP-binding protein, which encodes MNGIDIETKRKLREMGAAPLLEALEAQDDTLTLGMGFGERLRLVVDEAHSTFNHAKVEGLIRRAGLRYPGADLRRLDLVEERGLDRQVIAQLGTCTFIERQQNVVFQGFTGSGKSYLGCALAKQACQHRIRAHYIRMPDLEEAWALASDKPQGATKFLKKYAAFTLLVIDEWLLDHPDDAIRSMLLELLERRYDTGSTVFCTQYAKKDWHQRLGSGVHADAIMDRIVHNTIWVDTGNHNMREHASMNR
- a CDS encoding cation:proton antiporter domain-containing protein, encoding MQVEVVVVVVAVLGLGVAALSSSIDRLPVSEPLLAVVAGVLVGPRVLGWVALPELGGGAHELREVAVVLLAVSMMAIALRYPIADVRRRAGPVGLLLGVLMPVMALASAGVAWAVLGPAAGLGAGAALLLGVAVCPTDPVLSSSVVTGGPAERDIEERTRQLLSLESGANDGLALPLVVVAVAVAGPLTGGEAGLEVLRSVLGALALGAAAGWGAGRAVRLGEQHRDTSPAQAVLFTLVLALGVLSAARLLDVGAVLAVFVAGLVLNATWTSDDRVRALTVDEALNKYAVLPVFGLLGVALPWSAWAETGWVLVLLVVGVLLLRRLPWLLALAPVLRLPRRDALFLGWFGPIGVSALYYLIEVGERVPGSGIVVTAGTAVVAGSTLVHGLTGSPGRAAYARVERG